A genomic stretch from Acidobacteriota bacterium includes:
- a CDS encoding HlyD family efflux transporter periplasmic adaptor subunit, translating into MVDIPRGDDVKRRKRIRQSIYAISAATVIILITIGVSRLKPAAPTVDRATVWIDTVKQGPMVRQVRGSGTLVPEDIRWIPANTQGRVERIVLRPGATVTPDSVILELSNQELEQTVLGDQANFRAAQANLESRKADLESGLLNQRAASARVESEYRQAALQLEANEALYRDKLISELQLKQSRSQAQELQNRWQIEQKRLEIAAQNLNAQLAPQQAEVERLRTMYELHLRQREQLKVRAGMAGVLQVVPVDVGQQVAPGTNLARVANPKTLKAELRIPETQTRDLSIGQLASIDTRNGIVNGRVSRIDPAAQNGTVGVDVSLEGALPPGARPDLSVDGTVELERMNNVIYVGRPAFGQEHSTVGLFKLTEGGEAVRVSVQLGRSSVNTIEILSGLRPGDQVVLSDMSAWDQYERIRLN; encoded by the coding sequence ATGGTCGATATTCCACGCGGCGATGATGTGAAGCGGCGCAAACGCATCCGCCAGTCCATCTACGCCATTTCGGCAGCGACGGTCATCATTCTCATCACGATCGGGGTGTCCCGGCTGAAGCCGGCAGCCCCCACGGTCGATCGGGCCACGGTGTGGATTGACACGGTGAAGCAGGGCCCGATGGTCCGCCAGGTCCGCGGCTCCGGCACGTTGGTCCCGGAAGACATCCGGTGGATCCCGGCAAACACCCAGGGACGCGTCGAGCGGATTGTCCTGCGCCCGGGGGCGACGGTCACCCCTGATTCGGTCATCCTGGAGCTGAGCAACCAGGAACTCGAACAGACCGTGCTCGGCGACCAGGCGAACTTCCGCGCCGCGCAGGCGAACCTTGAAAGCCGGAAGGCGGACCTCGAAAGCGGCCTGCTGAACCAGCGCGCCGCGTCAGCGCGCGTGGAGTCCGAGTATCGGCAGGCGGCGCTGCAGCTCGAAGCCAACGAGGCGCTCTACAGGGACAAGCTGATCTCCGAACTGCAGTTGAAGCAGTCACGCTCGCAGGCGCAGGAACTCCAGAATCGCTGGCAGATCGAGCAGAAGCGGCTCGAGATCGCAGCGCAGAATCTGAACGCGCAGCTGGCGCCGCAGCAGGCCGAAGTCGAGCGCCTGCGGACGATGTACGAGCTGCACCTGCGCCAGCGCGAGCAGCTGAAGGTGCGCGCCGGCATGGCAGGGGTGCTCCAGGTGGTTCCCGTAGACGTGGGCCAGCAGGTGGCGCCCGGCACCAACCTCGCGCGGGTCGCGAACCCGAAGACGCTGAAGGCCGAACTTCGCATCCCCGAAACACAAACGCGCGATCTGTCCATCGGACAGCTCGCCAGCATCGACACCCGCAACGGCATCGTGAACGGCCGCGTCTCGCGGATCGATCCGGCGGCGCAGAACGGCACGGTCGGCGTGGACGTGAGCCTCGAGGGGGCCTTGCCGCCGGGCGCACGCCCGGACCTGTCGGTCGACGGCACGGTTGAACTCGAACGGATGAACAACGTCATCTACGTGGGCCGGCCGGCCTTCGGCCAGGAGCACAGCACCGTCGGCCTGTTCAAGCTCACTGAAGGGGGCGAGGCGGTGCGCGTCTCCGTGCAGCTCGGGCGGAGCTCCGTGAACACCATCGAGATTCTGAGCGGGCTCAGGCCGGGCGACCAGGTGGTGCTGTCGGATATGTCGGCGTGGGACCAGTACGAAAGAATCAGGCTGAATTGA
- a CDS encoding ABC transporter ATP-binding protein, producing the protein MDTSAQPLIRLDSVTKVFYTDEVETHALAGIHLEITKGEYIAIAGPSGCGKSTLLSILGLLDSPTEGKYVLNGREVASLPMSERARVRNREIGFIFQSFNLIGDLTVYENVELPLTYRGMKAAERKQRVMAALEKVGMSHRAKHLPSQLSGGQQQRVAVARAVAGSPAILLADEPTGNLDSKNGESVMELLHELHREGATICMVTHDPRYARHSERAIHLFDGRIVEEDGRGSAEKELEESGFKMQH; encoded by the coding sequence ATGGATACGTCCGCACAACCTCTGATTCGTCTCGACAGCGTGACGAAGGTGTTCTACACCGACGAAGTGGAAACGCACGCGCTGGCCGGGATCCATCTGGAGATCACGAAGGGCGAGTACATCGCGATTGCCGGACCGTCCGGCTGCGGGAAGTCCACCCTGTTGTCGATTCTCGGCCTCCTGGACTCGCCCACCGAGGGCAAGTACGTCCTCAACGGCCGGGAGGTCGCGTCGCTGCCGATGTCCGAGCGGGCGCGCGTGCGTAACCGCGAGATCGGGTTCATCTTCCAGAGCTTCAACCTGATTGGCGATCTGACGGTTTACGAGAACGTCGAGCTGCCGCTCACCTACCGCGGGATGAAAGCCGCCGAGCGCAAGCAACGCGTGATGGCGGCGCTCGAGAAGGTCGGCATGTCACACCGCGCGAAACACCTTCCGAGCCAGCTCTCGGGGGGCCAGCAGCAGCGCGTGGCGGTGGCGCGCGCCGTCGCGGGGTCGCCGGCGATCCTGCTGGCAGATGAACCGACGGGCAATCTGGACTCGAAGAACGGCGAGTCGGTGATGGAGCTGCTCCACGAGCTGCACCGCGAGGGTGCGACGATCTGCATGGTCACGCACGACCCGCGGTACGCCCGCCACTCCGAGCGCGCCATCCATCTCTTCGACGGCCGGATCGTCGAGGAGGACGGCAGAGGCAGCGCGGAGAAGGAGCTCGAGGAGAGCGGCTTCAAGATGCAACACTAG